Proteins from one Bradyrhizobium amphicarpaeae genomic window:
- a CDS encoding methyl-accepting chemotaxis protein, whose protein sequence is MAFGLFRKRLPDMASPATAPAATQPAAHSEPVPAAETDSAREILELLELELGAMIRQLERAANSVAGGAEATAATLAAIRDRTDALTGRTNAAQSTASTFAQAADKFTQSALGIGAQVREAGKLADEASAAAQEARANVDRLRESSAAIGNVVNLIAQIARQTTLLALNSTIEAARAGAAGRGFAVVATEVKALAVQTQGATEEITKKIDALQRDAAGSADAVHRISQAIEAIRPVFETVNGAVAEQNATTSDVSGNAASASEFIVSVGESAAEIDAATKAAESHGENVASAGKAVTTFAQKLKSRCAVLLRQSEHDDRRKTERLPCHLKLETARSVMPVYEIAMDGVLIGGADAGRLAPQAIIEGTLEAVGACRLRVIEQSKAGARAQFVGTNAGLSEKIEDRLWAIHEENTEFVTRAMEAGNALTRIFEQAVAGGEVGIDDLFDTDYAQIAGTDPQQYRTKYLDWADRALPPLQEAFLAKDQRMAFCAMVDRNGFLPVHNKIYSHPQRPGDVAWNTANSRNRRIFNDPAGLAAARNLRSYLVQSYARDMGNGNTVMMREIDVPIHVQGRHWGGFRTAYKL, encoded by the coding sequence ATGGCGTTCGGACTATTTCGGAAGCGTCTGCCGGACATGGCTTCGCCTGCGACCGCCCCGGCGGCTACGCAGCCGGCGGCCCATTCCGAGCCCGTTCCCGCGGCCGAAACTGATTCGGCCCGGGAGATCCTGGAGCTGCTGGAACTCGAGCTCGGCGCCATGATCCGCCAGCTCGAACGCGCCGCCAATTCCGTGGCCGGCGGCGCCGAAGCGACCGCGGCGACGCTTGCCGCCATCCGCGACCGCACCGACGCCCTCACCGGCCGCACCAATGCCGCGCAATCGACCGCCTCCACCTTCGCCCAGGCCGCCGACAAGTTCACGCAGTCTGCGCTGGGGATCGGCGCGCAGGTTCGCGAGGCCGGCAAGCTCGCGGACGAGGCCAGCGCCGCGGCGCAGGAAGCCCGTGCCAACGTCGATCGCCTGCGCGAATCCTCCGCCGCCATCGGCAACGTCGTCAATCTGATCGCCCAGATCGCGCGGCAGACGACGCTGCTCGCGCTCAACTCGACGATCGAGGCCGCGCGCGCCGGCGCAGCCGGCAGAGGCTTTGCGGTCGTCGCGACCGAGGTCAAGGCCCTCGCGGTGCAGACGCAAGGCGCCACGGAAGAGATCACGAAGAAGATCGACGCATTGCAGCGCGACGCCGCCGGCTCCGCGGATGCCGTGCACCGCATTTCGCAGGCGATCGAGGCGATCCGCCCGGTGTTCGAGACCGTCAACGGCGCGGTCGCCGAACAGAACGCCACCACCAGCGACGTTTCCGGCAACGCCGCCAGCGCTTCGGAATTCATCGTCTCGGTCGGCGAGAGCGCGGCCGAGATCGACGCCGCGACCAAGGCGGCCGAGAGCCACGGCGAGAACGTCGCCAGCGCCGGCAAAGCCGTCACCACCTTCGCACAGAAGCTGAAATCGCGCTGCGCGGTGCTGCTCCGCCAGAGCGAGCACGACGACCGCCGCAAGACCGAACGGCTGCCGTGCCACCTGAAGCTCGAAACCGCGCGCAGCGTGATGCCGGTCTATGAGATCGCGATGGACGGCGTGCTGATCGGCGGCGCGGATGCGGGCCGGCTTGCACCGCAAGCGATCATCGAAGGCACCCTCGAAGCCGTCGGCGCCTGCCGCCTGCGCGTGATCGAGCAATCCAAGGCCGGGGCCCGTGCGCAATTCGTCGGAACCAATGCCGGGCTCAGCGAAAAGATCGAGGACAGGCTCTGGGCGATCCACGAAGAGAACACCGAGTTCGTCACCCGCGCCATGGAAGCGGGCAACGCGCTGACCAGGATTTTCGAGCAGGCGGTTGCCGGCGGCGAGGTCGGAATCGACGACCTGTTCGACACCGACTACGCCCAGATCGCCGGAACCGACCCGCAGCAATACCGCACGAAATATCTCGACTGGGCCGACCGCGCCCTGCCGCCGTTACAGGAGGCCTTTCTGGCCAAGGACCAGCGCATGGCGTTCTGCGCCATGGTCGACCGCAACGGCTTCCTGCCGGTGCACAACAAGATCTATTCGCACCCGCAACGGCCGGGCGACGTCGCCTGGAACACGGCCAACAGCCGCAACCGGCGGATCTTCAACGATCCGGCGGGGTTGGCGGCCGCACGCAACCTGCGCTCGTATCTGGTGCAGAGCTATGCGCGCGACATGGGCAATGGGAATACGGTGATGATGCGCGAGATCGACGTTCCGATCCACGTGCAGGGCCGGCACTGGGGCGGATTCCGCACGGCTTACAAGCTGTAG
- a CDS encoding YebC/PmpR family DNA-binding transcriptional regulator, which produces MAGHSQFKNIMHRKGRQDAQKSKLFGKLAREITVAAKLGTPDPNMNPRLRAAIIAARQENMPKDNIERAVKKALGNEGENYDEIRYEGYGPGGVAVIVEALTDNRNRAASDIRSFFTKSGGNLGETGSVSFMFDRTGIIEYDHSVASDDAVLDAAIEAGADDVVSSEAGHEIYASTESYRDVAKALEAKFGEPRKAALIWKPQNTVAVDDETGEKLLKLMDLLNEHDDVQQVYANFEVSDALMAKMGG; this is translated from the coding sequence ATGGCCGGACATTCCCAATTCAAGAACATCATGCACCGCAAGGGGCGGCAGGATGCCCAGAAGTCGAAGCTGTTCGGCAAGCTGGCGCGGGAAATCACCGTCGCTGCCAAGCTCGGCACGCCCGACCCCAACATGAACCCGCGCCTGCGCGCCGCGATCATCGCGGCGCGTCAGGAGAACATGCCGAAGGACAATATCGAGCGCGCCGTCAAGAAAGCGCTCGGCAACGAGGGCGAGAACTATGACGAGATCCGCTACGAGGGCTATGGCCCGGGCGGCGTCGCCGTGATCGTCGAGGCGCTGACCGACAACCGCAATCGCGCCGCCTCCGACATCCGCTCCTTCTTCACCAAATCCGGCGGCAATCTCGGCGAAACCGGCTCGGTCTCCTTCATGTTCGACCGTACCGGCATCATCGAATACGACCACAGCGTCGCCTCCGACGACGCCGTGCTCGACGCCGCGATCGAGGCCGGCGCCGACGACGTCGTCTCCAGCGAAGCCGGCCACGAGATCTACGCCTCGACCGAAAGCTATCGCGACGTCGCCAAGGCGCTGGAAGCCAAGTTCGGCGAGCCGCGCAAGGCCGCGCTGATCTGGAAGCCGCAGAACACGGTCGCGGTCGACGACGAGACCGGCGAGAAGCTGCTCAAGCTGATGGACCTGCTCAACGAGCACGACGACGTCCAGCAGGTCTACGCCAATTTCGAGGTGTCGGACGCGCTGATGGCGAAGATGGGCGGCTGA
- a CDS encoding c-type cytochrome encodes MSGKMRILTSLVVIAIVAGAIGVWIIRGPGPLDFSGGTKVALADYRAGKPSGVPAKLEKASLVERGEYLAKAADCMVCHTKPGEKDYAGGLAFKLPFGTLYSTNITPDKDTGIGNYNDQDFLNAVQHGKRRDGARLYPAMPYTSYTFMTDEDVLAVKAYLFSLPAVRAKAPDNMLSFPFNQRWAMIVWSAVFNPDTRFAPDTSKSPEWNRGAYLAEALAHCGECHTPRNLGFALDNRRKFAGAITAGWRAFNISSDKATGLGNWSDQDLISYLSLGHAPGHGAASGPMGEAVDHSFSKFAPEDIRSVVAYLRSVPPQPSPDLPATTAPVAPASHKDGVTADARGKMLFAGACASCHGWSGESPVSPMATLTGTWAVNDPAATNVAQIVLSGTKRHTPDGALSMPAFGEAYTDDEIAAVANYVTARFGAKGSKLTAKDVAELREQTAE; translated from the coding sequence ATGAGCGGCAAGATGCGTATCCTTACAAGCCTGGTCGTGATCGCCATTGTCGCCGGCGCAATCGGAGTCTGGATCATCCGCGGGCCCGGCCCGCTCGACTTTTCCGGCGGCACGAAAGTGGCGCTGGCGGACTATCGCGCCGGCAAGCCGAGCGGCGTGCCGGCCAAGCTGGAGAAGGCGAGTCTCGTCGAACGCGGTGAATACCTTGCGAAGGCGGCCGACTGCATGGTCTGCCACACCAAGCCCGGCGAGAAGGACTATGCCGGCGGACTCGCCTTCAAGCTGCCGTTCGGCACGCTCTATTCGACCAACATCACGCCGGACAAGGACACCGGCATCGGCAATTACAATGACCAGGATTTCCTGAACGCGGTCCAGCACGGCAAGCGCCGTGACGGCGCGCGGCTCTATCCGGCGATGCCTTACACGTCCTACACCTTCATGACCGACGAGGACGTGCTGGCGGTGAAGGCGTATCTGTTCAGCCTTCCGGCGGTGCGCGCCAAGGCGCCGGACAATATGCTGTCGTTCCCGTTCAACCAGCGCTGGGCGATGATCGTCTGGTCGGCCGTGTTCAATCCGGACACGCGCTTTGCGCCCGACACCTCGAAAAGCCCGGAGTGGAATCGCGGTGCGTATCTCGCGGAGGCCCTGGCGCATTGCGGCGAATGCCACACCCCGCGTAATCTCGGCTTTGCGCTGGACAACCGCAGGAAGTTCGCCGGCGCGATCACGGCGGGCTGGCGCGCCTTCAACATCTCTTCCGACAAGGCGACTGGTCTCGGCAATTGGAGCGACCAGGACCTGATCTCGTATTTGTCGCTCGGCCATGCGCCGGGCCATGGCGCGGCCTCGGGTCCGATGGGTGAAGCGGTCGACCACAGTTTCAGCAAGTTCGCGCCGGAGGATATCCGCAGCGTCGTTGCGTATCTGCGCAGCGTGCCGCCGCAGCCCTCGCCCGACCTGCCGGCGACCACAGCGCCGGTCGCGCCCGCCTCGCACAAGGACGGCGTCACGGCGGATGCGCGTGGCAAGATGCTGTTCGCCGGTGCCTGCGCCAGCTGCCACGGCTGGAGCGGCGAGAGCCCGGTCTCGCCGATGGCGACGCTGACTGGCACCTGGGCGGTCAACGATCCCGCCGCCACCAACGTCGCGCAGATCGTGCTGTCGGGGACCAAGCGGCACACGCCAGATGGCGCGCTGTCGATGCCGGCATTCGGCGAAGCCTACACCGACGACGAGATCGCGGCGGTGGCGAATTACGTCACGGCGCGGTTCGGTGCGAAGGGCTCGAAGCTCACGGCGAAGGATGTGGCGGAGCTAAGGGAGCAAACGGCGGAGTAG
- a CDS encoding xanthine dehydrogenase family protein molybdopterin-binding subunit, whose protein sequence is MNAHNSVSRRTLLTGGLATGFLLAFHLPLRAAGNEPAQRDVTEGKFAPNAFIRIDETGRTVLMMPQVEMGQGTYTSISAVIAEELDADWSRVEVQHAPPNDKLYANPTFGLQVTGNSNSIRAWWLPLRKAGATARAMLVQAAASQWGVEPSSCTASKGEVAHAATGRKLGYGELALAAQGQTPPKDVTIKDPKDFVLIGQPLKRLDTPEKTNGKALYGIDAILPGMKIAVIANCPVFGGKLGKVDDTAAMKVAGVRKVVVLDDAVAVIGDHMWAAKKGLEALKIAWNEGPNARISTKDIWDDLRKASAKDGAIAKSEGDIAKALASGDKFEAAYELPFLAHASMEPINATVHVRPDACEIWTGTQIMTRVQATAAQAAGLPVDKVIVNQHLLGGGFGRKLEPDMVIAAVKIAKQVDYPVKVIWTREEDIQHDVYRPVYRDQITASLVDGKVAGWKYKVAGSAVLARWLPPAFQKGIDIDAIDAAVDAPYDFANFHVEYVQVEPPAVPTGFWRGVGPNNNVFAVECAMDELARKAGKDPIEFRKSMLTKNPRMLAVLKQVAEISGWGEKLPARVGRGVCVQPSFASFIATVVEAEIDDYGEIALRRITSVVDTGIAVNPDTVKAQIEGGLIFGLTAALYGEITIDKGRVQQSNFHDYRMMRINETPKVEVIVVKSGEAPGGIGEAGVNAGPPALRNAIYAATGVALRRLPIDRKLLAAGKKA, encoded by the coding sequence ATGAATGCACACAACAGCGTCTCCCGCCGTACGCTCCTGACCGGCGGCCTCGCCACCGGTTTCCTGCTCGCCTTCCACCTGCCGCTCCGCGCCGCCGGCAACGAGCCGGCGCAACGCGACGTCACCGAAGGCAAGTTCGCGCCCAACGCCTTCATCCGCATCGATGAGACCGGCCGCACCGTCCTGATGATGCCGCAGGTCGAGATGGGCCAGGGCACTTACACGTCGATCTCGGCCGTGATCGCCGAAGAGCTCGACGCAGACTGGAGCAGGGTCGAGGTCCAGCACGCCCCGCCCAACGACAAGCTCTACGCCAACCCGACCTTCGGCTTGCAAGTCACCGGCAATTCCAACTCGATCCGCGCCTGGTGGCTGCCGCTGCGCAAGGCCGGCGCGACCGCACGCGCCATGCTGGTGCAGGCCGCGGCCAGCCAATGGGGCGTCGAGCCCTCAAGCTGCACGGCGTCGAAGGGCGAAGTCGCGCATGCCGCGACCGGCCGCAAGCTCGGCTATGGCGAGCTGGCGCTTGCCGCGCAGGGCCAGACGCCGCCCAAGGACGTCACTATCAAGGATCCCAAGGACTTCGTCCTGATCGGCCAGCCGCTGAAGCGGCTCGATACGCCCGAGAAGACCAACGGCAAGGCGCTCTACGGCATCGACGCGATCCTGCCCGGCATGAAGATCGCCGTGATCGCTAATTGCCCGGTGTTCGGCGGCAAACTCGGCAAGGTCGACGACACAGCCGCGATGAAAGTCGCCGGCGTGCGCAAGGTCGTCGTGCTCGACGACGCCGTCGCCGTGATCGGCGATCACATGTGGGCGGCCAAGAAAGGTCTCGAAGCGCTCAAGATCGCGTGGAACGAGGGACCGAACGCCAGGATTTCCACCAAGGACATCTGGGACGATCTGCGCAAGGCCAGCGCGAAAGACGGCGCGATCGCGAAGTCCGAAGGCGACATCGCCAAGGCGCTCGCCAGCGGTGACAAATTCGAGGCCGCTTACGAGCTGCCGTTCCTCGCGCATGCCTCGATGGAGCCGATCAACGCCACCGTCCACGTCAGGCCCGATGCCTGCGAGATCTGGACCGGCACGCAGATCATGACCCGCGTGCAGGCCACGGCGGCACAGGCCGCAGGCCTTCCTGTCGACAAGGTGATCGTCAACCAGCACCTGCTCGGCGGCGGCTTCGGCCGCAAGCTCGAGCCCGACATGGTGATCGCCGCGGTGAAAATTGCAAAACAGGTCGACTATCCCGTCAAGGTGATCTGGACCCGCGAGGAGGATATCCAGCACGACGTCTATCGTCCTGTTTATCGCGACCAGATCACGGCGTCGCTGGTGGACGGCAAGGTCGCCGGCTGGAAATACAAGGTTGCCGGCTCCGCCGTGCTGGCGCGCTGGCTGCCGCCGGCCTTCCAGAAGGGCATCGACATCGACGCGATCGATGCCGCCGTCGATGCACCGTACGATTTCGCCAATTTCCACGTTGAATATGTCCAGGTGGAGCCGCCGGCGGTGCCGACCGGCTTCTGGCGCGGTGTCGGTCCGAACAACAACGTATTCGCGGTCGAATGCGCGATGGACGAACTGGCGCGCAAGGCCGGCAAGGACCCGATCGAATTCCGCAAGTCCATGCTGACGAAGAATCCGCGCATGCTCGCGGTGCTGAAGCAGGTCGCCGAAATATCCGGTTGGGGCGAGAAGCTGCCGGCGCGCGTCGGCCGCGGCGTCTGCGTACAGCCGTCGTTCGCGAGCTTCATCGCAACCGTGGTCGAAGCCGAGATCGACGATTACGGCGAGATCGCGCTGCGCCGCATCACCTCGGTGGTCGACACCGGCATCGCGGTGAACCCTGACACGGTGAAGGCGCAGATCGAGGGTGGCCTGATCTTCGGTCTCACCGCCGCGCTCTATGGCGAAATCACCATCGACAAGGGCCGCGTGCAGCAGTCGAACTTCCACGACTACCGCATGATGCGCATCAACGAGACGCCGAAGGTCGAGGTCATCGTGGTCAAGAGCGGCGAGGCGCCCGGCGGCATCGGCGAAGCTGGTGTCAACGCCGGACCGCCGGCCCTGCGCAACGCGATCTACGCCGCAACCGGCGTGGCGCTGCGGCGCCTGCCGATCGATCGGAAACTGCTGGCTGCGGGGAAGAAGGCATGA
- a CDS encoding methyl-accepting chemotaxis protein has product MSVVQLAVMDTGSNRTLAERLIDQLADRIGGLGVELADIAGNVQEVANRVANQSERFHHLQETAETMVSANHDIANASQAVQTTTSAAVGEIAQSRGAVDAAVSHISELVAAVERIEARLSAVGSALAQVAKVSGSIEAIAKQTNLLALNATIEAARAGNAGRGFAVVASEVKNLAEATRQATHQISDTVRDLDGQIEGLIGESSDASQRAKTAGEGAQQISGIISRVQQGFASVEAQIGSVTRAATSNLGHCDTVISELNELAKGVDLSSHDLKNADERVAKLLDTSEGLIALIADSGVDTTDSPLIRIVVDAAKRITAEFEAAIDRGDITLAQLMDETYREIPGTDPKQYLTNYVDFTDRVLPAIQDPLQKSDPRIVYCVAWARSGYLPTHNPNYRLPQGKDPVWNNANCRNRRMFNDRTVKKVAGSTKPFLLQTYRRDMGGGQFVLMKDLSSPIVIRGKHWGAFRMGFRQG; this is encoded by the coding sequence ATGTCCGTCGTACAACTTGCAGTCATGGACACCGGCTCCAACCGCACGCTGGCAGAGCGGCTGATCGATCAGCTTGCCGACCGCATCGGCGGCCTCGGCGTGGAACTCGCCGACATTGCCGGCAATGTCCAGGAAGTCGCCAACCGCGTCGCCAACCAGTCGGAACGTTTCCACCATCTCCAGGAGACCGCCGAGACGATGGTCTCGGCCAACCACGATATCGCCAATGCATCGCAGGCCGTGCAAACCACCACGTCCGCGGCGGTCGGCGAGATCGCGCAATCGCGCGGCGCCGTCGACGCTGCGGTCAGCCACATCTCCGAGCTCGTCGCCGCGGTGGAGCGGATCGAAGCGCGCCTCAGCGCGGTCGGCTCGGCGCTGGCCCAGGTCGCGAAAGTCTCCGGCTCGATCGAGGCGATTGCGAAGCAGACCAATCTGCTCGCGCTGAACGCAACCATCGAAGCCGCCCGCGCCGGCAATGCCGGGCGCGGCTTTGCCGTGGTCGCAAGCGAGGTGAAGAATCTCGCGGAAGCCACCCGCCAGGCCACGCACCAGATCTCCGACACCGTGCGCGATCTCGACGGCCAGATCGAAGGCCTGATCGGCGAGAGCAGCGACGCCTCGCAGCGCGCGAAGACCGCCGGCGAAGGCGCCCAGCAGATCTCCGGCATCATCTCGCGGGTCCAGCAAGGATTCGCCTCCGTGGAGGCGCAGATCGGCAGCGTCACGCGCGCGGCGACCTCCAATCTCGGACATTGCGACACCGTCATCAGCGAGCTGAACGAGCTCGCCAAGGGCGTCGACCTCTCCTCGCACGATCTCAAGAACGCCGACGAGCGGGTGGCGAAGCTGCTCGACACCTCCGAGGGCCTGATCGCGCTGATCGCCGACAGCGGCGTCGACACGACCGACTCACCGCTGATCCGCATCGTGGTCGATGCCGCCAAGCGGATCACGGCCGAGTTCGAAGCCGCGATCGATCGCGGCGACATCACGCTCGCACAGCTCATGGACGAGACCTATCGCGAGATTCCCGGCACCGATCCGAAGCAATACCTCACCAATTACGTCGACTTCACCGACCGCGTGCTGCCCGCGATTCAGGATCCGCTTCAGAAATCCGATCCGCGCATCGTCTATTGCGTCGCCTGGGCGCGGAGCGGCTATTTGCCGACCCATAACCCCAACTACCGCCTGCCGCAGGGCAAGGACCCCGTGTGGAATAACGCCAATTGCCGCAACCGCCGCATGTTCAACGACCGCACGGTGAAGAAGGTCGCAGGCAGCACGAAGCCGTTTCTGCTCCAGACCTACCGCCGCGACATGGGAGGCGGCCAGTTCGTGCTGATGAAGGACCTGTCCTCGCCGATCGTGATCCGCGGCAAGCACTGGGGCGCCTTCCGGATGGGGTTTCGGCAGGGCTGA
- a CDS encoding (2Fe-2S)-binding protein — MAIVLTINGETKSFDAPPEMPLLWVLRDILGMTGTKFGCGIAQCGACTVHVDGKAVRSCVLPVSAIANRAITTIEHVGSTPAGAKVQKAWLDAEVIQCGYCQSGQIMSAAALLTATPNPDDSDIDAAMAGNICRCGTYVRIREAIKQAANGRQS, encoded by the coding sequence ATGGCAATTGTTCTCACCATCAACGGCGAAACGAAATCGTTCGACGCGCCACCTGAAATGCCGCTGCTGTGGGTGCTGCGCGACATCCTCGGCATGACTGGCACCAAGTTCGGCTGCGGCATCGCGCAATGCGGGGCCTGCACGGTGCATGTCGACGGCAAGGCGGTGCGCTCCTGCGTGTTGCCTGTGAGCGCAATCGCGAACCGCGCCATCACCACGATCGAACATGTCGGCAGCACGCCAGCGGGCGCGAAGGTGCAGAAGGCCTGGCTCGATGCCGAAGTGATCCAGTGCGGCTATTGCCAGTCCGGCCAGATCATGTCCGCCGCAGCATTGCTGACGGCAACGCCGAATCCCGATGATTCCGACATCGACGCCGCGATGGCCGGCAACATCTGCCGCTGCGGCACCTATGTGCGCATCCGCGAGGCCATCAAGCAGGCCGCCAACGGCCGTCAGTCGTGA